In the genome of Ctenopharyngodon idella isolate HZGC_01 chromosome 19, HZGC01, whole genome shotgun sequence, one region contains:
- the slc9a1b gene encoding sodium/hydrogen exchanger 1b has translation MKVKMMRVALLLLLLGFCCGLVFGDKNHSGPHDQSVFPVISINYDYVQMPFEVSLWILLASLMKLGFHLIPRLSGIVPESCLLIVVGLLVGGLIRVLGEKPPVLDSQLFFLCLLPPIILDAGYFLPIRPFSENAGTILMFAVVGTLWNAFFMGVVLYGVCRLEGGRLASVDLLSCLLFGSIVSAVDPVAVLAVFEEIHINELLHILVFGESLLNDAVTVVLYHLFEEFAHVGEVSAVDAFLGVVCFFVVSLGGIMVGGVYGVLAAFTSRFTSHTRVIEPLFVFLYSYMAYLSAEVFHLSGIMALIACGVVMRPYVEANISHKSYTTIKYFLKMWSSVSETLIFIFLGVSTVAGPHAWNWTFVTITIVLCLLSRVLGVIGLTYIINKYRMVKLSGKDQFIVAYGGLRGAIAFSLAFLLSSDDFAMKDMFLTAIITVIFFTVFVQGMTIRPLVDLLAVKKKKQSKTSINEEIHTQFLELLLTGIEDVCGHYGHHHWRDKLNRFNKSYIKRCLIAGERSQEPQLISFYNKMELEQAMMLLESNSSASLSTASTVPRQRSRRTLNISKEREEEIRKILRANLQKTQQRLRSYSRHTLMPDAEEDDWSETRLRKQRVEMERRMSHFLTVPANRSESPAVRRGRFESDSQVHTIRPSVLVSVPVSLPDDPEEADGSAQKPDGLQDSRGRKQSVKFALDVEEQKLPRCLSDPGPNNLLEEEELFYQKD, from the exons ATGAAGGTGAAGATGATGAGAGtcgcgctgctgctgctgctgctgggcTTCTGCTGCGGATTGGTGTTTGGTGATAAGAATCATTCGGGTCCTCATGATCAGAGTGTTTTTCCAGTCATATCGATTAATTACGATTATGTTCAGATGCCGTTTGAGGTCTCGCTCTGGATTCTGCTCGCGTCACTCATGAAACTGG GCTTCCATCTGATCCCGCGTCTATCCGGCATTGTTCCCGAGAGCTGTCTGTTGATCGTGGTCGGGTTGCTGGTGGGCGGTTTGATCCGTGTGTTGGGTGAGAAGCCGCCCGTTCTCGACTCGCAGCTCTTCTTCCTGTGTCTGCTGCCGCCCATCATCCTGGATGCCGGCTACTTCCTGCCCATCCGGCCCTTCTCCGAGAACGCCGGCACCATCCTGATGTTCGCGGTGGTCGGGACGCTATGGAACGCCTTCTTCATGGGCGTGGTGCTGTACGGCGTGTGCCGTCTGGAGGGCGGCCGTCTGGCCTCCGTGGACCTGCTGTCCTGCCTGCTGTTCGGATCCATTGTGTCAGCCGTGGATCCGGTGGCGGTGCTCGCCGTCTTCGAGGAGATCCACATCAATGAGCTGCTGCACATCCTGGTGTTCGGAGAGTCTCTGCTGAACGACGCTGTGACCGTG GTCCTGTACCACCTGTTCGAGGAGTTTGCGCACGTGGGCGAAGTGTCGGCGGTCGATGCGTTTCTGGGAGTTGTGTGTTTCTTTGTGGTGTCGCTGGGCGGAATCATGGTAGGCGGCGTGTACGGTGTGTTGGCGGCCTTCACCTCGCGCTTCACCTCGCACACGCGTGTGATCGAGCCGCTGTTCGTCTTCCTGTACAGTTACATGGCCTATCTGTCCGCTGAGGTCTTCCACCTGTCCGGCATCATGGC ACTCATCGCGTGTGGCGTGGTCATGCGGCCGTACGTGGAGGCCAACATTTCCCACAAATCCTACACCACCATCAAATACTTCCTGAAGATGTGGAGCAGTGTGAGCGAGACGCTGATCTTCATCTTCTTGGGCGTGTCGACGGTGGCCGGGCCGCACGCCTGGAACTGGACGTTTGTCACCATCACCATTGTCCTCTGTCTGCTGTCCAGGGTTCTGG GTGTGATCGGTTTAACGTACATCATTAATAAGTACCGCATGGTGAAGCTGAGTGGTAAGGATCAGTTCATTGTGGCGTACGGGGGCTTGAGGGGCGCGATCGCCTTCTCACTGGCATTCCTGCTGTCCAGTGATGACTTTGCCATGAAGGACATGTTTCTGACCGCCATCATCACCGTCATCTTCTTCACTGTGTTTGTGCAG ggaaTGACGATTCGACCCCTCGTTGACCTTCTGGCCGTCAAGAAGAAGAAACAAAGTAAAACTTCAATAAATGAGGAGATTCACACACAG TTTCTGGAACTTTTGCTAACTGGAATAGAAGATGTGTGCGGACACTATGGACATCATCACTGGAGGGACAA GCTGAATCGCTTTAATAAGAGTTACATCAAGCGGTGTCTGATCGCTGGAGAGCGATCGCAGGAACCACAGCTCATCTCCTTCTACAATAAGATGGAGCTCGAACAGGCCATGATGCTGCTGGAGAGCAACAGTTCAGCCAGTCTGAGCACTGCATCGACTGTACC ACGGCAACGCAGCAGGAGAACGCTCAACATCTCTAAAGAACGAGAAGAAGAAATCAGAAAGATCCTGCGAGCAAACCTGCAGAAGACCCAACAAAGA TTGCGCTCGTACAGTCGACACACGTTGATGCCTGACGCTGAAGAAGATGACTGGAGCGAGACGCGGCTCAGGAAACAGCGCGTGGAAATGGAGCGGCGG ATGAGTCACTTTCTGACAGTTCCTGCTAATCGCTCCGAGTCTCCTGCAGTGCGGAGAGGCCGCTTCGAGTCAG ACAGCCAAGTGCACACGATCAGACCGAGTGTCCTAGTCAGTGTTCCAGTCTCGCTCCCCGACGACCCTGAGGAGGCAGACGGATCCGCGCAGAAACCGGACGGTCTGCAGGACAGCCGAGGACGCAAGCAGAGCGTGAAATTTGCTCTGGATGTGGAGGAGCAGAAACTGCCTCGATGTTTGAGTGATCCGGGTCCAAATAACCTGCTGGAGGAGGAAGAGCTGTTTTATCAGAAAGACTAA
- the fabp10b gene encoding fatty acid-binding protein 10-A, liver basic: protein MDFSGSWKLCEQENPEAFLRAISAPEIYIKMMKEVKPVTTIQQNGDEFSICVKTPLRSNTNTFTIGTEAEFNTMDGKKIKATARLVDGKIVIESDKFTHVREIQGEEMIETLTAGSATLIRRSRRV from the exons ATGGACTTCAGTGGAAGCTGGAAACTGTGTGAACAGGAGAATCCAGAGGCGTTCCTCAGAGCCATAT CGGCTCCAGagatttacattaaaatgatgaaagaaGTGAAACCTGTGACAACGATTCAGCAAAACGGAGATGAATTCAGCATCTGTGTGAAAACTCCCCTCAGGAGCAACACAAACACCTTCACCATCGGCACCGAGGCCGAGTTCAACACCATGGACGGCAAGAAGATCAAG GCAACAGCTCGACTCGTCGATGGAAAGATTGTGATTGAATCGGATAAATTCACACACGTGAGGGAGATCCAGGGCGAGGAGATGATCGAG ACACTCACAGCTGGAAGTGCGACTCTCATCCGGAGGAGCCGGCGCGTTTAA